Proteins encoded together in one Streptomyces sp. NBC_01216 window:
- a CDS encoding ABC transporter ATP-binding protein produces the protein MPEAILEVRDLVKHYPLTQGILIKKQVGAVKAVDGVSFDLAAGETLGIVGESGCGKSTVAKMLVNLERPTAGSIAYKGEDITKMSAKGLRTVRRNIQMVFQDPYTSLNPRMTVGDIIGEPYEIHPEVAPKGDRRRKVQDLLDVVGLNPEYINRYPHQFSGGQRQRIGIARGLALQPEIIVADEPVSALDVSVQAQVVNLLDRLQAEFSLSYVFIAHDLSIVRHISDRVGVMYLGRIVEIGTDAQIYDHPTHPYTQALLSAVPVPDPQARAHRERIILTGDVPSPANIPSGCRFRTRCWKAQERCTLEVPELAVPAVFRLTDTPAAHDSACHFAEEKHVVPGEDDTDTTDDTTGQEPG, from the coding sequence ATGCCTGAGGCGATTCTCGAAGTCCGGGACCTGGTCAAGCACTACCCCCTGACCCAAGGCATCCTGATCAAGAAGCAGGTGGGCGCCGTCAAGGCCGTCGACGGCGTCTCCTTCGACCTCGCCGCCGGAGAGACCCTCGGCATCGTCGGCGAATCCGGCTGCGGCAAGTCCACCGTCGCGAAGATGCTCGTCAACCTGGAACGCCCCACCGCCGGCTCCATCGCCTACAAGGGCGAGGACATCACCAAGATGTCCGCCAAGGGCCTGCGCACCGTCCGCCGCAACATCCAGATGGTCTTCCAGGACCCGTACACCTCACTCAACCCGCGGATGACCGTCGGCGACATCATCGGCGAACCCTACGAGATCCACCCCGAGGTGGCCCCGAAGGGCGATCGGCGCCGGAAGGTCCAGGACCTTCTCGACGTCGTCGGCCTCAACCCGGAATACATCAACCGCTACCCGCACCAGTTCTCCGGCGGCCAGCGCCAGCGCATCGGCATCGCCCGCGGCCTCGCCCTCCAGCCCGAGATCATCGTCGCCGACGAACCCGTCTCCGCCCTCGATGTCTCCGTACAGGCCCAGGTCGTCAACCTCCTCGACCGGCTCCAGGCGGAATTCTCCCTCTCCTACGTCTTCATCGCCCACGACCTGTCCATCGTCCGGCACATCTCCGACCGCGTCGGCGTCATGTACCTCGGCCGGATCGTGGAGATCGGCACCGACGCACAGATCTACGACCACCCGACCCACCCCTACACCCAGGCCCTGCTCTCCGCAGTCCCCGTCCCCGACCCCCAGGCGCGCGCCCACCGCGAACGCATCATCCTCACCGGAGACGTCCCCTCCCCGGCCAACATCCCCTCCGGCTGCCGCTTCCGCACCCGCTGCTGGAAAGCCCAGGAACGCTGCACCCTGGAAGTCCCCGAACTCGCCGTACCCGCCGTCTTCCGACTGACGGACACCCCGGCCGCACACGACTCGGCCTGCCACTTCGCCGAGGAGAAACACGTCGTCCCCGGCGAGGACGACACCGACACCACCGACGACACCACCGGCCAAGAGCCGGGATGA
- a CDS encoding ABC transporter ATP-binding protein, translated as MLLEVRDLHVEFHTREGVAKAVNGVNYAVDAGETLAVLGESGSGKSVTAQAVMGILDTPPGRIAGGEILFQGQDLLKLKEEERRRIRGAKMAMIFQDALSSLNPVISVGDQLGEMFQVHQGMSRKDARTKAVELMDRVRIPAARERVGQYPHQFSGGMRQRIMIAMALALEPELIIADEPTTALDVTVQAQVMDLLAELQRELHMGLILITHDLGVVADVADKIAVMYAGRIVEAAPVHEIYKAPAHPYTRGLLDSIPRLDQKGQELYAIKGLPPNLLAIPPGCAFNPRCPMAQDVCRTDVPPLYDVTESPVPRTSACHFWKECLHA; from the coding sequence ATGCTGCTCGAAGTGCGCGATCTGCACGTGGAGTTCCACACCAGGGAAGGCGTGGCCAAGGCGGTCAACGGGGTCAACTACGCGGTGGACGCCGGCGAGACCCTCGCCGTGCTCGGCGAATCCGGCTCCGGCAAATCCGTCACCGCCCAGGCCGTCATGGGCATCCTCGACACACCCCCCGGCAGGATCGCCGGCGGCGAGATCCTCTTCCAGGGCCAGGACCTGCTGAAACTGAAGGAGGAGGAGCGGCGCAGGATCCGCGGCGCCAAGATGGCCATGATCTTCCAGGACGCGCTGTCCTCCCTCAACCCGGTCATCAGCGTCGGCGACCAGCTCGGCGAGATGTTCCAGGTCCACCAGGGCATGTCCAGGAAGGACGCCCGGACCAAAGCCGTCGAACTCATGGACCGGGTCCGCATCCCGGCCGCCAGGGAACGCGTCGGCCAGTATCCGCACCAGTTCTCCGGCGGCATGCGCCAACGCATCATGATCGCGATGGCGCTCGCCCTCGAACCCGAGCTGATCATCGCCGACGAACCCACCACCGCCCTCGACGTCACCGTCCAGGCCCAGGTCATGGATCTCCTCGCCGAACTCCAGCGAGAACTCCACATGGGGCTCATCCTCATCACCCACGACCTCGGCGTCGTCGCCGACGTCGCCGACAAGATCGCCGTCATGTACGCCGGCCGGATCGTCGAAGCCGCCCCCGTCCACGAGATCTACAAAGCACCCGCCCACCCCTACACCCGGGGACTGCTCGACTCCATCCCGCGCCTCGACCAGAAGGGCCAGGAGCTGTACGCGATCAAGGGCCTGCCGCCCAACCTCCTCGCCATCCCGCCCGGCTGCGCCTTCAACCCGCGCTGCCCGATGGCCCAGGACGTGTGCCGCACCGACGTACCACCCCTCTACGACGTGACCGAGTCACCGGTACCACGAACCAGCGCCTGCCACTTCTGGAAGGAGTGCCTGCATGCCTGA
- a CDS encoding ABC transporter permease — MPEQQPEPHEPYDDGRAINHTGAGGGTDLAMDEGETLEKTPGGPLGTGPQGKPRSLWSDAWRDLRRNPVFIISALVILFLVVISIWPQLIATGDPLDCDLSKAQEGSQPGHPFGFNGQGCDVYTRTVYGARTSVAVGVLATLGVAFLGSVLGGLAGFFGGGSDAVLSRVTDVFFAIPVILGGLVLLSVVTSNTVWPVIGFMVLLGWPQISRIARGSVITAKQNDYVQAARALGASNSRMLLRHITPNAVAPVIVVATIALGTYISLEATLSYLGVGLKPPTVSWGIDISSASQYIRNAPHMLLWPAGALAITVLAFIMLGDAVRDALDPKLR, encoded by the coding sequence ATGCCTGAGCAGCAGCCTGAGCCGCACGAGCCGTACGACGACGGTCGCGCCATCAACCACACCGGCGCGGGCGGCGGAACGGACCTCGCCATGGACGAGGGCGAGACGCTGGAGAAGACCCCCGGTGGCCCCCTCGGCACGGGACCCCAGGGCAAACCCCGCTCCCTGTGGTCCGACGCGTGGCGCGACCTCCGCCGCAACCCCGTCTTCATCATCTCCGCGCTGGTGATCCTCTTCCTCGTCGTCATCTCCATCTGGCCCCAGCTGATCGCCACCGGAGACCCCCTCGACTGCGACCTCTCCAAGGCCCAGGAAGGCTCCCAGCCCGGCCACCCCTTCGGCTTCAACGGCCAGGGCTGCGACGTCTACACCCGCACCGTCTACGGCGCCAGGACCTCGGTCGCCGTCGGCGTCCTCGCCACCCTCGGCGTCGCCTTCCTCGGCTCCGTCCTCGGCGGCCTCGCCGGATTCTTCGGGGGCGGCTCGGACGCGGTCCTCTCCCGGGTCACCGACGTCTTCTTCGCCATCCCCGTCATCCTCGGCGGCCTCGTCCTGCTCTCCGTCGTCACCAGCAACACCGTCTGGCCGGTCATCGGCTTCATGGTGCTCCTCGGCTGGCCACAGATCTCCCGCATCGCCCGAGGCTCCGTCATCACCGCCAAACAGAACGACTACGTCCAGGCCGCCCGCGCCCTCGGCGCCTCCAACTCCCGGATGCTGCTCCGTCACATCACGCCGAACGCCGTCGCCCCGGTCATCGTCGTCGCGACCATCGCACTCGGCACGTACATCTCCCTGGAAGCGACCCTGTCCTACCTCGGCGTCGGACTGAAGCCCCCCACCGTGTCCTGGGGCATCGACATCTCCTCGGCCTCCCAGTACATCCGCAACGCCCCCCACATGCTGCTCTGGCCGGCCGGAGCCCTCGCCATCACCGTCCTCGCGTTCATCATGCTCGGCGACGCGGTGCGCGACGCCCTCGACCCGAAGCTGAGGTAG
- a CDS encoding ABC transporter permease: MGRYVIRRLLQMIPVFFGATLLIFLMVNVMGDPIAGLCGDRACDPATAAQLEKEFGLDKPVWQQYLTYMGNVFTGDFGTAFNGQPVTELMASAFPVTIRLTIVAILFEIVIGITLGVVTGLRRGRPVDTSVLLLTLVVISVPTFVTGLLLQLLLGVEWGWIKPAVSPEAPFGELIVPGLVLASVSLAYVTRLTRTSIAENKRADYVRTAVAKGLPRRRVITRHLLRNSLIPVVTFIGTDIGALMGGAIVTERIFNIHGVGYQLYQGILRQNTQTVVGFVTVLVLVFLFANLLVDLLYAVLDPRIRYA; encoded by the coding sequence ATGGGCCGTTATGTGATCCGGCGTCTGCTGCAGATGATCCCCGTCTTCTTCGGCGCCACCCTGCTGATCTTCCTGATGGTGAACGTGATGGGCGACCCCATCGCCGGCCTGTGCGGCGACCGCGCCTGCGACCCGGCGACCGCCGCCCAGCTGGAGAAGGAGTTCGGCCTCGACAAGCCCGTCTGGCAGCAATACCTGACCTACATGGGCAACGTCTTCACCGGAGACTTCGGCACGGCGTTCAACGGTCAGCCGGTCACCGAGCTGATGGCCAGCGCCTTCCCCGTCACGATCCGGCTCACCATCGTCGCCATCCTCTTCGAGATCGTCATCGGCATCACCCTCGGCGTCGTCACCGGCCTGCGCCGCGGCCGGCCCGTCGACACCAGCGTGCTGCTGCTGACCCTCGTCGTGATCTCCGTCCCCACCTTCGTCACCGGCCTGCTCCTCCAGCTCCTCCTCGGCGTCGAATGGGGCTGGATCAAACCCGCCGTCTCACCCGAGGCCCCCTTCGGCGAACTGATCGTCCCCGGCCTCGTCCTCGCCTCCGTGTCCCTGGCCTACGTCACCCGGCTCACCCGGACCTCGATCGCCGAGAACAAACGCGCCGACTACGTCCGCACCGCCGTCGCCAAGGGCCTGCCCCGCCGCCGGGTCATCACCCGCCACCTGCTGCGCAACTCGCTCATCCCGGTGGTCACCTTCATCGGCACCGACATCGGCGCCCTCATGGGCGGTGCCATCGTCACCGAACGGATCTTCAACATCCACGGCGTCGGCTATCAGCTCTACCAGGGCATCCTCCGCCAGAACACCCAGACGGTCGTCGGCTTCGTGACCGTCCTCGTCCTGGTCTTCCTCTTCGCCAACCTGCTCGTCGACCTCCTGTACGCCGTCCTTGACCCGAGGATCCGCTATGCCTGA
- a CDS encoding peptide ABC transporter substrate-binding protein encodes MRGATHAKWTALAAAVALAATACGGGDDSGGGGADGIVTSSWGDPQNPLEPANTNEVQGGKVLDMIFRGLKKYDPKTGAATDMLAEKIETSDSVNFTITVKDGWTFSNGEQVTAKSFVDAWNYGADLKNNQKNAYFFGYIEGYDQVHPESGDPTATTMSGLKVVDDMTFTVKLTQKFSTFPDTLGYSAYVPLPQSFFSDHDAWLSKPVGNGPYTIDSYSKGSQMALKRWDDYPGDDKAQNGGVTLKVYTDNNTAYTDLTAGNLDLVDDVPASQLKNVSADLDGRYINTPAGIIQTLSFPFYDPAWNKPGQEKLRQGLSMAINREQITDTIFQKTRTPAVDWTSPVLGEDGGFKDICGDFCTYNAEEAKKLVAEGGGIPGGTMKISYNADTGSHKEWVDAVCNSINNALGNNTACVGNPIGTFADYRNQITTQKMTGPFRAGWQMDYPLIQNFLQPLYFTNASSNDGKWTNPDFDKLVNEANAETDTAKAVGTFQQAEEVLRDDMGAIPLWYQNGSAGYSARISNVSLNPFSVPVYNEIKVN; translated from the coding sequence ATGCGCGGAGCCACGCACGCCAAGTGGACCGCACTGGCCGCGGCCGTCGCCCTCGCGGCGACCGCCTGCGGCGGCGGAGACGACAGCGGAGGCGGTGGCGCCGACGGCATCGTGACCTCTTCCTGGGGCGATCCGCAGAACCCGCTCGAGCCCGCGAACACCAACGAGGTCCAGGGCGGCAAGGTCCTCGACATGATCTTCCGCGGCCTCAAGAAGTACGACCCGAAGACCGGCGCGGCCACCGACATGCTCGCCGAGAAGATCGAGACGAGCGACTCGGTCAACTTCACGATCACCGTCAAGGACGGCTGGACCTTCTCCAACGGCGAGCAGGTCACCGCCAAGTCCTTCGTGGACGCCTGGAACTACGGCGCCGACCTCAAGAACAACCAGAAGAACGCCTACTTCTTCGGCTACATCGAGGGCTACGACCAGGTCCATCCCGAGTCGGGCGACCCCACCGCCACGACCATGTCCGGCCTCAAGGTCGTCGACGACATGACCTTCACGGTCAAACTGACCCAGAAGTTCTCCACCTTCCCCGACACCCTCGGCTACTCCGCCTACGTCCCGCTGCCCCAGTCCTTCTTCAGCGACCACGACGCCTGGCTCTCCAAGCCCGTCGGCAACGGGCCCTACACCATCGACTCCTACAGCAAGGGCTCCCAGATGGCCCTGAAGCGGTGGGACGACTACCCCGGCGACGACAAGGCCCAGAACGGCGGCGTCACCCTCAAGGTCTACACCGACAACAACACCGCCTACACCGACCTGACGGCCGGAAACCTCGACCTCGTCGACGACGTGCCCGCCTCCCAGCTCAAGAACGTCTCGGCGGACCTCGACGGCCGGTACATCAACACCCCCGCCGGCATCATCCAGACCCTGTCCTTCCCGTTCTACGACCCGGCCTGGAACAAGCCGGGCCAGGAGAAGCTCCGGCAGGGCCTCTCGATGGCCATCAACCGCGAGCAGATCACCGACACCATCTTCCAGAAGACCCGCACCCCCGCCGTCGACTGGACCTCCCCGGTCCTCGGTGAGGACGGCGGTTTCAAGGACATCTGCGGCGACTTCTGCACCTACAACGCGGAAGAGGCGAAGAAACTGGTCGCCGAGGGCGGCGGCATCCCCGGCGGCACGATGAAGATCTCGTACAACGCCGACACCGGCTCCCACAAGGAGTGGGTGGACGCCGTGTGCAACTCCATCAACAACGCGCTGGGCAACAACACGGCCTGCGTCGGTAACCCGATCGGCACCTTCGCCGACTACCGCAACCAGATCACCACCCAGAAGATGACCGGCCCCTTCCGCGCCGGCTGGCAGATGGACTACCCGCTCATCCAGAACTTCCTCCAGCCGCTGTACTTCACCAACGCCTCGTCCAACGACGGCAAGTGGACCAACCCCGATTTCGACAAGCTCGTCAACGAGGCCAACGCCGAGACGGACACCGCGAAGGCCGTCGGCACCTTCCAGCAGGCCGAGGAAGTCCTGCGGGACGACATGGGCGCCATCCCGCTCTGGTACCAGAACGGCAGCGCCGGATACTCCGCGCGCATCTCCAACGTGTCGCTCAACCCGTTCAGCGTCCCCGTCTACAACGAGATCAAGGTCAACTGA
- a CDS encoding ABC transporter ATP-binding protein, with product MAELSKKDDAADATPNATDAASEAAAVAAVEAPVDRGEPILQVRNLVKHFPLTQGILFKKQVGAVKAVDGVSFDLYRGETLGIVGESGCGKSTVAKLLMNLERATAGEVFYKGHDITKLSGRALKAVRRNIQMVFQDPYTSLNPRMTVGDIIGEPFDIHPEVAPKGDRRRKVQELLDVVGLNPEYINRYPHQFSGGQRQRIGIARGLALNPEIIICDEPVSALDVSVQAQVINLMAKLQEEFELSYLFIAHDLSIVRHISDRVGVMYLGKMAEIGTDTQIYDHPTHPYTQALLSAVPVPDPEVREARERIILTGDVPSPANPPSGCRFRTRCWKAQDRCSTETPLLAVPEVFSGQDTPAAHESACHFAEERSVLVG from the coding sequence ATGGCTGAGCTCAGCAAGAAGGACGACGCCGCGGACGCGACTCCGAACGCGACCGACGCGGCGAGCGAGGCGGCGGCCGTGGCCGCCGTCGAGGCGCCCGTCGACCGCGGGGAGCCGATCCTCCAGGTGCGCAACCTGGTCAAGCACTTCCCGCTGACCCAGGGCATCCTGTTCAAGAAGCAGGTCGGTGCGGTCAAGGCCGTGGACGGGGTCTCCTTCGACCTCTACCGTGGCGAGACCCTCGGCATCGTCGGCGAGTCCGGCTGTGGCAAGTCCACGGTCGCCAAGCTCCTGATGAACCTGGAGCGCGCCACCGCGGGCGAGGTCTTCTACAAGGGCCACGACATCACCAAGCTGTCCGGGCGCGCGCTGAAGGCCGTCCGCCGGAACATCCAGATGGTGTTCCAGGACCCGTACACCTCCCTCAACCCGCGGATGACCGTGGGCGACATCATCGGCGAGCCCTTCGACATCCACCCCGAGGTGGCCCCGAAGGGCGACCGGCGCCGCAAGGTGCAGGAGCTGCTCGATGTGGTCGGTCTGAACCCCGAGTACATCAACCGCTACCCGCACCAGTTCTCCGGCGGCCAGCGCCAGCGCATCGGCATCGCCCGCGGCCTGGCGCTCAACCCGGAGATCATCATCTGCGACGAGCCGGTCTCGGCCCTGGACGTGTCCGTCCAGGCGCAGGTCATCAACCTGATGGCGAAGCTGCAGGAGGAGTTCGAGCTCTCCTATCTCTTCATCGCCCATGACCTGTCGATCGTCCGGCACATCTCCGACCGGGTCGGCGTGATGTACCTCGGCAAGATGGCCGAGATCGGTACGGACACGCAGATCTACGACCACCCGACGCACCCCTACACCCAGGCGCTGCTGTCGGCGGTCCCGGTTCCGGACCCGGAGGTCCGCGAGGCCCGCGAGCGGATCATCCTCACCGGTGACGTCCCCTCGCCGGCCAACCCGCCGTCGGGCTGCCGCTTCCGCACCCGGTGCTGGAAGGCGCAGGACAGGTGCTCCACCGAGACGCCGCTGCTCGCGGTCCCCGAGGTGTTCTCCGGTCAGGACACCCCGGCCGCGCACGAGTCGGCGTGCCACTTCGCCGAGGAGCGGTCGGTTCTCGTCGGCTGA
- a CDS encoding ABC transporter ATP-binding protein, which translates to MTTIDNTGKTAAVPAPRDGGDHTGPLLEVRDLHVEFHTREGVAQAVNGVNYSVDAGETLAVLGESGSGKSVTAQAIMGILDMPPGKIPRGEILFRGEDMLKMSYEERRKIRGRKIAMIFQDALSSLNPVLTVGYQLGEMFRVHHGLSKKEATAKAVELMDRVKIPAAKARVSDYPHQFSGGMRQRIMIAMALALEPDLIIADEPTTALDVTVQAQVMDLLAELQREYNMGLILITHDLGVVADVADKIAVMYAGRIVETAPVHELYKRPAHPYTRGLLDSIPRLDQKGQELYAIKGLPPNLLRVPTGCAFNPRCPKADDICRTEIPALAPVTEQDGTELPGRGSACHFWKETIHG; encoded by the coding sequence ATGACGACCATCGACAACACCGGCAAGACCGCGGCCGTCCCCGCGCCGCGCGACGGTGGCGACCACACCGGCCCGCTGCTCGAAGTCCGTGACCTGCACGTCGAGTTCCACACCCGTGAAGGTGTGGCCCAGGCGGTCAACGGCGTCAACTACTCGGTGGACGCCGGCGAGACCCTCGCCGTGCTCGGCGAGTCCGGCTCGGGCAAGTCCGTCACCGCCCAGGCCATCATGGGCATCCTCGACATGCCGCCCGGCAAGATCCCGCGGGGCGAGATCCTCTTCCGCGGCGAGGACATGCTCAAGATGTCCTACGAGGAGCGCCGGAAGATCCGCGGCCGGAAGATCGCGATGATCTTCCAGGACGCGCTGTCCTCCCTGAACCCGGTCCTCACCGTCGGCTACCAGCTCGGCGAGATGTTCCGCGTGCACCACGGCCTCTCCAAGAAGGAGGCCACGGCCAAGGCCGTCGAGCTGATGGACCGGGTCAAGATCCCCGCCGCCAAGGCGCGGGTCTCCGACTACCCCCACCAGTTCTCCGGCGGTATGCGCCAGCGCATCATGATCGCCATGGCGCTGGCCCTGGAGCCGGACCTGATCATCGCGGACGAGCCCACCACCGCGCTCGACGTGACGGTGCAGGCCCAGGTCATGGACCTCCTCGCGGAGCTCCAGCGCGAATACAACATGGGTCTGATCCTGATCACCCACGACCTCGGCGTCGTCGCCGACGTCGCGGACAAGATCGCGGTCATGTACGCGGGCCGGATCGTCGAGACGGCGCCGGTGCACGAGCTGTACAAGCGCCCCGCGCACCCGTACACCCGGGGTCTGCTCGACTCGATCCCGCGCCTGGACCAGAAGGGCCAGGAGCTGTACGCGATCAAGGGCCTGCCGCCCAACCTGCTCAGGGTCCCCACCGGTTGCGCCTTCAACCCGCGCTGCCCGAAGGCCGACGACATCTGCCGTACGGAGATCCCGGCGCTCGCGCCGGTCACCGAGCAGGACGGCACCGAGCTGCCCGGTCGGGGCAGCGCGTGCCACTTCTGGAAGGAGACGATCCATGGCTGA